In Fundidesulfovibrio magnetotacticus, a genomic segment contains:
- a CDS encoding DUF6148 family protein, with protein sequence MAIFTAAKKQELIDAWTAALLAVAEGQEYVIGTRRLRRADLPAIQAHLDWLDKQPTKEDQAAGSGSPSFTSLIPGRYS encoded by the coding sequence ATGGCCATCTTCACCGCAGCCAAGAAGCAGGAACTGATCGACGCCTGGACGGCGGCGCTCCTCGCCGTGGCTGAGGGCCAGGAATACGTCATCGGCACCCGCCGTCTGCGCCGGGCCGACCTTCCCGCCATTCAGGCCCACCTCGACTGGCTGGACAAGCAGCCCACCAAGGAAGACCAAGCCGCCGGGTCCGGAAGCCCGTCCTTCACCTCCTTGATCCCCGGGAGGTACTCCTGA
- a CDS encoding helix-turn-helix domain-containing protein codes for MSNTNLPYDRAAEGKPLTVPEVKERLNCSRSFVYKLINRRELKVIRLGDKKGIRVPERSVNRYLKRRANMVLKDMEIPLCGDRH; via the coding sequence ATGAGCAATACGAATCTGCCGTATGATCGCGCCGCCGAAGGAAAGCCCCTCACCGTTCCTGAGGTGAAGGAGCGGTTGAATTGTTCCCGTAGCTTCGTCTATAAGCTCATCAACCGCAGAGAGTTGAAGGTGATCCGCCTGGGGGACAAGAAGGGTATCAGGGTGCCCGAGCGGAGTGTGAATCGCTACCTCAAACGGCGCGCCAACATGGTTTTGAAGGATATGGAGATTCCACTTTGCGGTGATAGGCATTGA